A window from Nothobranchius furzeri strain GRZ-AD chromosome 17, NfurGRZ-RIMD1, whole genome shotgun sequence encodes these proteins:
- the LOC139063743 gene encoding cell division cycle protein 20 homolog, with product MFRQAGRLRAYCCHSNTKSTAKPSYSPSWTPVARRKCNNAPTLHHSTASSSPQTEHSPPPPTHPISSNQSLVSAAPQKNVPNRLQISTLTPTNETTTIRSLSSAYVRSGCAGTSLRREAQTSISPAEKYTPSSVFWVFLWIFYLLDVPGKSHREELQGSSWDEELDQEVGGPSPPFRRPNPNHHVCSGEDESSSEVLETSPLVRSVGEFPVFSNSCGGIPLSFPPLHRAVRSTYSRAGTQKEPENGRSDGLVGGNTPIVEERRLYSEPLLGDNAFQPISKGEPRHPAEKTPTVMDAVELKKRSTSSSISVRSDTDLLDCSSDGVIALALGSAVYIWNSVTNLLVGHLDPGGPRHSALSVSCLCWSRDGRVLCFGNRRGEIKLWDVDHKQNLRHFQSHQSSATAISWSQQLLSSGSALGHVLHLDPRAAAPVVGAARQEEGVCSLQWSPGNEWFASGSTDGHLCIWDGDITGVKRSHQPITTMKQPSAVKALGWCPWQRRVIATGGGWKDGQVRIWDAQSGSGLSSVETHSQICSLRWAEKKRHLITGHGLPYHQISTWSWEFPSLSRIYQLTGHSCRVLHLAVNPDNTHVFSAGADRRFCIWDLL from the exons ATGTTTAGGCAGGCTGGACGCCTCAGGGCGTATTGCTGCCACAGCAACACCAAGTCTACAGCCAAACCTAGTTACAGCCCGTCATGGACTCCAGTTGCCCGCAGAAAATGCAACAACGCCCCCACCTTGCACCACTCCACTGCCTCCAGTAGTCCGCAGACTGAacacagtcccccccccccaacgcaCCCTATAAGCTCCAACCAAAGTCTCGTATCGGCGGCACCTCAGAAGAACGTGCCCAACCGTCTCCAGATCTCCACACTAACACCTACCAACGAGACCACAACCATCCGTTCATTGTCATCTGCTTATGTGAGGTCGGGTTGCGCGGGCACCAGCCTaagaagagaggcccagacttccatctCTCCAGCCGAGAAATATACTCCCTCAAgtgtgttctgggtcttcctttggatcTTCTActtgttggacgtgcctggaaaatctcaccGGGAAG aactccagggtagttcctgggatgAGGAACTTGACCAGGAGGTAGGAGGTCCCAGTCCTCCTTTCAGacgtcctaaccctaaccatcacGTCTGCTCTGgcg aggacgagAGCAGCTCTGAGGTTTTAGAGACAAGCCCGTTAGTTAGGTCTGTGGGGGAATTCCCTGTTTTTTCCAACAGTTGTGGGGGAATTCCACTGAGTTTTCCG CCACTCCACCGGGCCGTTCGGAGTACCTACTCCAGAGCAGGCACTCAGAAGGAGCCTGAGAACGGCCGTTCGGACGGCTTGGTCGG tggaaacacgcctattGTGGAGGAgcggcggctctactccgagcccctcctgggtgACAATGCTTTTCAACCcatttctaagggagagcccagacaccctgcggagaaaacaccAACGGTGATGGATGCTGTCGAGCTGAAGAAACGA TCCACCTCTTCTTCCATCTCTGTCCGTTCAGACACAGATCTTCTGGACTGCAGCTCTGATGGAGTGATCGCGTTAGCTCTGGGCTCTGctgtttacatttggaattcggTCACCAATCTCCTGGTGGGACACTTAGATCCCGGTGGACCACGCCACAGCGCTCTATCCGTCTCTTGTCTGTGCTGGAGCAGAGATGGAAGAGTGCTCTGCTTTGGGAACAGACGTGGGGAGATAAAG CTGTGGGATGTTGACCACAAGCAGAACTTGAGGCATTTTCAGTCCCATCAGTCTTCGGCGACGGCGATTTCCTGGAGCCAGCAGTTACTCAGCAG CGGCTCCGCTCTCGGACACGTTCTTCACCTTGACCCTCGGGCTGCTGCTCCTGTCGTAGGGGCGGCCAGGCAGGAGGAGGGGGTGTGCAGCCTGCAGTGGTCTCCGGGAAACGAATGGTTTGCCAGCGGCTCCACAGACGGCCATCTTTGTATCTGGGATGGAGACATCACAGGGGTCAAAAGGTCACACCAACCTATCACAACAATGAAACAACCCAGTGCTGTAAAG GCTCTGGGGTGGTGTCCGTGGCAGAGGAGGGTGATAGCTACAGGTGGCGGATGGAAAGATGGTCAGGTCAGAATCTGGGACGCGCAATCAGGCTCAGGCTTGTCTTCTGTCGAGACACACTCACAG ATCTGTTCTCTTCGATGGGCTGAGAAGAAGAGACACCTGATCACCGGTCACGGCCTGCCGTATCATCAAATCTCCACCTGGAGCTGGGAGTTTCCGTCTCTCAGCCGAATCTACCAACTCACAG
- the gpx8 gene encoding probable glutathione peroxidase 8 → MAVCGAAGKPFVSRRPLQAAHPLLLPGRPYDRSSSPRVKKFLNVFFSSKMEALGGYPTKSSNPRARWFRVLLSMTVGVGCLFLLQTQLIKPRKPKDFYSFEARDAKGRTVSLEKYRGKASLVVNVASHCQHTEANYKSLQELHRELGTSHFNVLAFPCGQFGDTELGLSRDIEAFAKSTYGVTFPFFSKIRILGSEADPAFRFLTDSVQKIPKWNFWKFLVNPEGKVIRFWKTDEPMASIRQEVTALVREIIIKKRGEL, encoded by the exons ATGGCCGTCTGTGGAGCCGCTGGCAAACCATTCGTTTCCCGGAGACCACTGCAGGCTGCACACCCCCTCCTCCTGCCTGGCCGCCCCTACGACAGGAGCAGCAGCCCGAGGGTCAAG AAGTtcctgaatgtttttttttcctccaagATGGAGGCGCTAGGGGGATATCCCACCAAGTCCTCCAACCCCAGAGCCAGATGGTTCAGGGTCCTGCTGAGCATGACAGTAGGAGTCGGGTGTTTGTTCCTCCTGCAGACCCAGCTGATAAAACCCAGAAAACCAAAGGACTTTTATTCTTTTGAGGCGAGAGACGCGAAGGGGAGGACGGTTTCCTTGGAGAAGTACCGAGGAAAA GCATCTTTGGTTGTAAACGTGGCGAGTCACTGCCAGCACACGGAGGCGAACTACAAGTCTCTGCAGGAGCTGCACCGGGAGCTGGGCACGTCTCACTTTAACGTTCTGGCCTTCCCCTGTGGACAGTTTGGGGACACCGAACTCGGACTCAGCAGGGACATCGAGGCGTTCGCCAAGTCCACCTACGGAGTCACCTTCCCCTTCTTCAGCAAGATCAGAATCCTGGGCTCAGAGGCCGATCCTGCCTTCAGGTTCCTCACAG ATTCTGTGCAAAAAATACCAAAGTGGAACTTCTGGAAGTTTCTGGTGAATCCTGAAGGAAAAGTGATCCGATTCTGGAAAACAGATGAGCCCATGGCGAGCATCCGACAGGAGGTCACCGCTCTGGTGCGGGAAATCATCATAAAGAAACGGGGGGAGCTATGA